A single region of the Vicia villosa cultivar HV-30 ecotype Madison, WI linkage group LG4, Vvil1.0, whole genome shotgun sequence genome encodes:
- the LOC131598751 gene encoding uncharacterized protein LOC131598751, with amino-acid sequence MKQKIVIKLQMDCEKCRNKALKTAAEVTGVTSVSLEGDDKDKVSVTGDNVNTICLANQLKKKFKNVIILSVEEVKKKTEEEKKKEEEKKKEEEKKKMMEACRAVLKGCCIKCQSKSCSGKCNSCTKCSSPKCDGMLCVTICFECENPKSCCECKPIVNCSNCDHKKCDGGCKSKKPPSPCPQQCPPWCTCYKCCARYQYQPCYNPCPPYYCPIGYESNSDNCSIM; translated from the exons ATGAAG CAAAAAATAGTTATAAAGTTGCAAATGGACTGTGAGAAATGCAGAAACAAAGCCCTAAAAACTGCTGCTGAGGTCACAG GTGTGACATCAGTTTCATTGGAAGGAGATGACAAAGACAAGGTATCTGTAACCGGTGATAATGTAAACACAATTTGCTTAGCCAACCAGctaaagaagaaattcaaaaatgtcaTAATTCTAAGTGTGgaagaagtgaaaaagaaaaccgaagaagaaaagaaaaaggaagaggagaagaaaaaagaagaggaaaagaaaaaaatgatggAAGCATGCCGTGCTGTTTTGAAAGGCTGTTGCATCAAGTGTCAAAGCAAGAGTTGTAGTGGTAAGTGTAACTCATGCACAAAATGTTCAAGTCCAAAGTGTGATGGAATGCTTTGTGTCACTATTTGCTTTGAGTGTGAAAATCCAAAGAGTTGTTGTGAGTGTAAGCCAATTGTTAATTGCTCAAATTGTGATCACAAGAAGTGTGATGGTGGTTGCAAATCTAAGAAGCCTCCTTCACCATGCCCTCAACAATGTCCTCCATGGTGCACATGTTATAAGTGTTGTGCTCGATACCAATACCAACCTTGTTACAACCCTTGTCCACCTTATTATTGCCCGATTGGTTACGAGTCAAACTCCGATAATTGCTCCATCATGTAA